The genomic interval CACCCGGAGGCAATGCTCAAGGGACACTGTCTACGTCCTGCTTTTAGGTGCTGCCGAGACGGGAAAGTCTACCATCATGAGACAGATGAAAATTATCCACAACGGTGGGATGTCCCCGGCTTCCCTGAGATCCTACACCCGGCACGTGCTGGGCAACGTCCTCAAGTGCGTCCATAAGCTGGTTCTTGCCTTGCAGAAGGGGGCGGCCTGGGGGTCACCAGAGGCAGCCCATGCGGCCAACGTCCTGGGTCAGGTGACTCACGGGGACTGGGGCTTGGAGGAAGGGGACATGAAACCTGCTGTTCTGCCGCCCGATCACGCCCATCTCGTGCAAGTCCTCTGGAGAGACAACGCTGCTCAAGAATGTTGGCAGAGGGCCAACGAATTTGATATTCCAGATAATACAGCCTATTACCTGAATGCTATCGAGCGCTTGGCGCAACAGCCATACTTGCCCACGCAGGAGGATGTGCTTCAACTTCGTATCCCAACGAAATCCGCAACAGTTTATGACTTCCCAGACAGGAATTGGACTTTTAGAATCACGGACGTAGGAGGTCAGCGAGGAGAGAGAAAGCGCTGGTTGCGTCTCTTTGACGACATCAATGCCATCATTTTCTTGGCAGCCCTGAGTGAGTATGACCAGACGTGGAgccaagaggaagaggagggcaTGAATCGACTCGAACTCTCCCTGCAGCTCTTCCGAGAAACGCTGAGGTACCCGGGCTTCTCGGAAACGTGCATCATCCTTTTCCTAAACAAAACGGACATCCTGCAGAAGAAAATTGCGACGTCCGACCTCTACAGATACTTCCCCGACTACAACGGACCGAGGGGAGATGCCCAGAGTGCCACGAAATACATTCGTAATCGGTTTTTCGAAGTCGCTAGAGATCGCAGCGATTTCTTCACGCATGAGACCTGCGCTACGGACACAAATGCGACGAAGTTCGTGTTCTCTGCTGTGAGGGAGAAAATTCTCTATGATAACTTGCGTAAACTGTCTCTTTCAATGTAGGGCAATGacgttgtgtaaaaaaaaaaaataaccattctgTGATTATAGGGTAATAGCAACAGCATTTGCTTAGAGGTAGTATAGCAGTATTTACACTTGGTTGTGAAACTGTCTCAGTTGAACGTACAAAAATAGTTGTAAATGAATAAGTGTGGTGCCTCAGTGTACTTAACACTGCAGAGGTGCATGTTTCGTGACAGTGCAATATGAaagtgaaaagagagaataaCGTTGATGAAAAAATCAATGTTCAATTATGGGACTCATTGCAATTATAAGACATCTATACCAGATAAGCTCCTGTGGCGTCTAGTAAACTACTAGTTGCTGTCGAGGACTAAAGCTTAACAAGAATCGAAAATATCTCATTCGGTATGTTGGAAATATGCATGCAGACCGAGGTAGCCTCTTCAAAGTTTACCTTTGAAAGTGACAAATCTTTACTCTGGCTAGATGGAAAAGTATGATGATATCTAGTTCCTATGTTATCGAattacctaataaaaaaaaatcataccgaacacttttttttcctttcctttattttagATGTCCCTTGATGAAGGCAGAGGGAAAGATCTTGTGAGTGGAGATATGCCGCCTTTCATCAACTGTGGGATGGACCATTCTTTTGAATTTGTATGACAAAGGATTTGATAACCAGAGCTTTTGTCATTAGGTCATTATTTCTTAACGACTGCCGGAAGGAAGAATCTTGTGTGTCATTAAATATATCTCTCATTACGAAGTCCGTAAATTGGTATTTTGGTCTGATAATGCATAAATTACTTGATGAGTTACTAGTTTAACAAACAAAGAATATAATGAGTTAAAAGACTACCAGACCCCAACATTATGAGTGTTGATGCAATGTTTTTATCGCAGATTTTCTTCCTCAATGAGGACGATATCCCAGCATTATTGTTACTGTCTAGCACAACTTTCTTacatctccagagagagagataacaatgcGATTTTGAAATTTTCTGTATTGTGAACGAATGACTTGTCTCCGCTGTTATTATTTTAATCAATCAATTAACACATCTACGATTTTGTCTTGGCACTAAACTCCTGATACAACGCCAaaggaaaataacagtaaatgaTTACTGGGCGGAAGGTCAACAGTCCTAATCACTTATCTTGTAGTAAGGGATCCTAGGGATTTTCGGTGACCTTCCCGGCAGCTCGGCCTAGCGGTAAATTTGGCTTCTTGTGCTAACAATCAAATGAATTCGATACAAAACAACGATGAAAaatgagatgtgtgtgtgtgtggataactAACCATGAGACTAGTAATGGCGATGAAGGCCCGCTTACTGCagcaatctttaaaaaaaatcggtAACCATAAATACCTTCGTGCAAAATAAACGTTTATGTAATGATGCCATAACCGGAAACGCTACAACTGGTAAAAactcaaaaaatctctctctctctctctctctctctctctctctctctctctctctctctctctctctctctctctctatctatatatatatatatatatatatatatatatatatatatatatatatatatatatatatatatactatatatacatatgtgtatatatagttacaagaggaagctgtcatcgaCCTGGGcagctcttttgtttttttcctgctGCAGCTGTACGACTTACTAACACACCTACACTTCGTTTTCCTAGAATAAACAGTGACATTTCAACATCAAATATCCCAAACGTTAATGTTCGAGAGCAAACGTGCTTGAccgtgtatgagtgtgtgtggtgGAAgcagggtggggagggggttgggtttCGTGGGTGTCCGAGCGCTATAGGAcggcatatttttttcttcacggCTAATCGGCACAGCTGACAGAGCTGCCTCTATAGCCATTGTTCTGTCCTGTAATATGTgattcacaacacacacacacacacaacacaaacacacacacacacacaacccacacacatatatatatcatatatatatatatatagatatatatatatatatgcattaagctacaaatgccctttaatatccaattcgctctacctcggaattaatatattttcatatacgttaaccgaaagTGATCTTTTTAGtttataacaatttcgtcctctcgtggattcgaacagaGTCCTCATTTCTCTTCTGtccgttggttcgaatccacgaaaggacgaaaattattatcaactaaaaaattcccctctggttaatatatttaacatatataatattagcccGTGCGAGGATGTTATTCCCAAAGTGAAATAAATTTGATATTAGGGGTTACTGTGGCTTTATATTTGCAAGTATAAACGACCCCATGTGTGAATTAGTGACAAAATTCTGTCTTCAACAGAAAGTATAGTCAAACCGCTTCATGGTGGCGGCCTTAGGGGGATTTAGAGTAAAAAAaggcggaaaaaaaagaaaaaaaacatttccatgTTTCTGTTAAATTCCTTCCCCATTTACCTAAAAATAATTCCTTCATGATATACTAATTGCTTTACAAAACAACTGCTCATTTCCCTTCGCAACAGGCCCCCTCCACCCAAATCCCTCTGTTTCTGTAATTATGAGTCCCTTTCACAAAGATCATTCTGTAAGAGTCGATCAGCCTCAAACGACGGTTAAAGAAAAGTATTTGAATCTTTCGTGTAACGAGGCGAAAATCCAGCTTAACGGACGACACTTAGGCAGATGATATAACAGAACAGCATAGATAGGTGAAAATCACGAAAGCATTTCAATTCTATATTATCTAAATACTTGCAAAGGATTATCGTGTGCTAGAAACTATTGGCAGGCAGTTtcttgataataatgatgatgctgatgagagagagagagagagagagagagagagagagaaagttcaatgGCATTCCTGGGATTTTACAAAACGGAGTagcctgtcagagagagagagagagagagagagagagagagagagagagagagagagagagagagagagagagagagagagagagaaagttcaatgGCATTATGGCATTCCTGGGATTTTGCAAAACGGAGTAGCCTGTCATAAAAGCGCCGGAGATGAGGGCATTTAGTTCCACGTGTCATGCTGCAGGAATGATTACTGTAGGCATTTAAAGGCAAGTCATTAACGTCAGTTCTGTTTATGAACAGCAATTATACTTAATTAGCAAGCATGTGAATTCTATTATTTCATGAGAAAAGAGCAAGTCAGAAATATTGATTAGACTGGAATATAATTAGAATAGTTAATTGCTTGAAAAAGCTAGTTTTACTGAAACTTCTTTGTTGCCCCAAACAAAATTATGTACCCTCTTGCCTCTTGGAAAAGTGGTTTTGTGTCAAAACTACGACTAAAACTTTTCTACCTTTGTTGTCATGTTGGGTTAGCCTAGTTTGCTATGCTGGGAGGTATTGAGGCACATACGAAATGCGTGACAAGTTGACAACCAACGTGATTGGATACCCACCTAAATCATATTTGAACATTCACTAATTTTGTCACAACTTTGAACAAAATTGAAAGAGAAGTGCGAGACATTGAAACTGACAAAACGAAAAGCAAAACTATTAGTTACAATCATATCTAGTACTACCGTACGTAGTGGAAGGTAAAGTCTAGGTAGAACCTAATGCAGAGGATGATTACAATAACGACAGGTTTTATAATGTATACGCAATGAGCTAATCGAACAACACTGTACTGGACCTACTATTTATCATGCTTTGTGTACGTGGTTAGATTTAATTTTAAACTATGACTTGTAGCATgcgtaaatttaaattaaattttgttaaCATCTTTCAACCACATCATCAGCATCGTACAAGTGGATTCCAAAAATACTTATTTTGCTTGCCCTCATGTGCATGTTACGTATAAACTTCCATTAATTTGCTCTGGTTTTCCAAAAAGACTCGCATTTCTTCCAAGTGGTAAACAATACGAAAAGTGATGCAAAGgttaataatgttaaaaagaaCGGTACTTACTGTACGACATAACAACGTCatatatcattcttattttacaaaagaaaaagtaCAGTTCTACTTTAATATTAAGAGTTTTTTTAAATGTACATTTACCCATTTGAACAAAACTCACATCACATGGAAGCAGCTCAATGTTGTCATGTAATCTGCTCTATTACAGCACACACGCCAATTCTTTACCATGTTGAATGTTCCTTTCTAGAACAGAGTAAAACTGTCAACATACACTTCAATGTCCACCTGAAACTTCTTGACGTTTTGTGATATGTTGTTAAAAGTGACTGGCTGCTGAGACATTGTGTTCGAAATGACATTGCGAATAAATGATCCTAATGAGGAAAATTTTGAGGTTAGTTAACCCAAATCAATATACCACAGTAGCTAGCTATACTAGTTAGGCTAATAGTAGGTAGTTTCACAACATAGGTTAGGAGACTAGGCCTAGGCCATAAACGTGGTAGCCTAACACCATGGCATGTTAAGTGATTTGTTACGGTTAAATTTGTGTTATCTAAGATGGAAAAATGTCATctttaatgttattttcttttaatttcacgCGAATTCatgctaatttttttgtttacaccCATACATTGTCATAATAGTCCACTTTACACGGCCGTAGACTAGGCTACTGTTCAGGTATAGCTTAGTGATGCAATGTGAGATCCATGTAGTAGAATATTTCAAAGGCATATGCTTACaaactttatctatatatactgttTATTGAAACTGTAAAAGAAACAAGAGCTAAATATACTCATGAGATAATAGTTAGGCAATCGGAACTTTGCTACATTGTTTAGGAAACAGTCGGTAGCCGATGGCCAAGTCTTAGCAATACTATACTACACATATGTTCAGATTGATAGGCTATGTTTTGTGTCTACGGTTTCAGCTTACTGTTTTGTACCAGACATCTGAGGGAAGTGCAACAGTTGACATGTAATTGTATAGGCATTCAACTTATCCAGATTGCCCTCTCacaatttttatatgtaaaagtatGTAGCGTGTAGCTAAGTAATAAGCTTTCATTCATTCTGGATCTTTGCTTCAACAAAATGGCTTAGCTCTCACAATGTGGAGttgattttttttcgtatttcgTGAGGTCCCGTAAAGTCGTCCATTTGATGCTCTACGTGGGTTTTAAGTGGCAAATCACATTATATGTTACGTGAGGGCTatgcattccccccccccccaaccccattgAATAGCAGATTAAGttactgctcctctctctctctctctctctctctctcttattataataattttgtctacTGTTTACGTTCTATGTCCCATCTCTTAAAACTATTTCTTGGATTTCCGTCTAGTATAATAAATCAGAGATATATGCCCTGCCTTGTGTTGGTCAAGTTAAATAATCGTATTTACACAGTTACATAACAGCTTAGCGTTCTTAATCGCGTTATAAAACTACTGTTCGTAACACGTTATCAAGCTGCGTGTTTATGAATATAGCAACGAGTAACCGTTAGAGTCCAGAGATAAGTTGCAAGGCGTTGCACAACTCTtgtgaaggaataaaaataaaatgaagtgaaAGTTCTCGGAGAGATGCCCCGGTACGCAACTCCTGATTCTTTGGCGTACATACTTGCACGCTAGGTGCtcgttgtattttttttcctttcttcccgtATATACATTTGAACGTGATTTTCAACGAAGCGAGTTGTCCAATTCGgaaattttgcttttttctttgagcgtagttttgtttgttttgatccAGTTGATGACCACTTAGGTTACAAACAACACTCCACAATTCTGAAAGAAATATTTGTATCTTTGTCTATAACTTTATTCATCCAAATTtttttcggctctctctctctctctctctctctctctctctctctctctctctctctctctctctctctctctctctctcatgtggagGCAGTTCAAGTTTCATACACGGACGTTCTTGTAcctcacttttatatattttcattcatttttcccggAATAAGTATTTTAACGTCAACATAGctctcgtagagagagagagagagagagagagagagagagagagagagagagagagagagagagagagagagagagaatgtttatgaaGTGGTGCAGTAGAAGACAAagttatatttgtataataaggTCGTCCTGAAGCGGACTACAGTGACTTTTTCTGCTTGGGTATAATGTGTGGCCAGTGGGGTGCGACGTCTTATCTAAATATGAATTATATTACTCGTAAGACGATCGCTTTATCCtatgaccaaaaaaaaattatccacgttgcatttattattattattattattattattattattattattattattattattattatttactcaaTCTGTACAGTAACAAATCACTACCATTTATTagcatacacagaaaaaaaatataagggaaatatataaataaaattaaaaaaaatgggagaGGAAATCTGTTTGCTTTCCCTCGAAAGTTGGTAAGTTATAAGAATCGAGGAATATTTAAGCGAGTTGAGAATAACGAAGTCTGGTAAGTAGAAGGAATAATTGCTATAGATTTCCACAGGGTAATCATGAGAAAGTTCGtggtaggggagggggagagcTGTAGCATAGGTATCCTAGGCTGTATTAATGGTAGGAAGACGAACATTCTTAGCTTGGGTTCTGTGTATTTTGAGTTCTTTTGGGAAAGTTCCTTCGAAGGGTTATGCTTAGCTGCTTATTTGCAAGAACATTGTGCAATCTGAATTCTGGCCACCTTAGCTTTCAGTATTTAGctttagagagagatagaagggtAAGGGTGGGTGCCAGAGGAAGGAGATAAAGAATCTGTTATTAACTTCTggactgaaaaggaaaaaatcaaaatgaaaaaatatttggaaaacaatgaaaaggaactttttttacttgagagagagagagagagagagagagagagagagagagagagagagattattagctataatgatttttaaattagACTTCTGGTCCTGGCATGTCAACCCCTTAATCTGTCGCGCACCGGATATTAAAAGAGCAACCAAGCCCCAGATGAtccactcatatatatactatatatatatatatatatatatatagatatatatatattatatatttatatatatatactatatatatatattatacacacgtatattttATACAAACATTGAGTTAGCTTTATGTGTTTGTCCAAGTCTCTTCAGTATAACTTAGTAAGAAGATTGCCATAAGAATAATAGGGATCGAAAATGCCAAGAAATGCAAAAATCGAAATGTCCTCCCCTACATAAACCACTTTTAATTAGCTTAACGACAGTTCCAGACCTTCGAATGAAAGTTCCAGGCTTTCAGACGACATATCCTTTGGATGAGCGTTCCGTAAGGCCTGAAAAACGAACATTTCTTTAAATTAGAATAGACGGACTTCCCTAACCGACGCCTCTCGGTAACGATCAGAATTAGCCGCCGCTGGACTTTGGGAAGGCCCATCAGAAAGCAACCGGTTCCCTCTGGATGAAACACGCGTTAACCGATCAGTTAAGCAGGGTTGGGTTTAACCAGGGTCGTGGGTTCAACGTGGCTGCGTGGTGCTCACTGCTTTTCTGTATCATTCGTATTTCCAAGCGGCCAAATAACAGGTTATGAAAGGAAAGTTTAACGCCAACTACGTAGAAATAGAATTAAAAGTAGAATTACCAGCAATCTAGACAGTACAAAGTTCTTTCAGAAATAGAATAATCTAGTATGTAGCGATAAAAGCACAACacaaatcaccagaaatactccgTCTTATGTTTCAACTGTCTCCACGAGAGACAAGGCGGAGCGGAGCGAAAGCCACCGAAATCTTCCTAGTGTTATTTTAAGGATCGATGGTGGTGAACTCCTGAGCACATTGTAATTTGTTCCAGGAATTTAGGCGTGAATCACTTATTTTGATTGGTGTTTTGAGTTCATGTGCACACTGCTGTAAATGTTTACTTCGTTGATCCTTTTAATCTGCTTTTGTTGATCACTTTAATCTGCTTTTATGGCATATTTAAGCAAATTTCATGGTGGAAAAATGGAATTCAGTGtagattcttttttctttttttacagacaACTACAGCATAGAGAAATGGGATACATAGCCGTTTTTAAACTAACGCAAGTCAGAACAATTGAGGTTGCTGTTCATATTAATTAGATACTGGATTAATCAAGGAGAGACAATAGAGATAAACAAGGCTTACCGAGTTTTAGTGTTTCTTTTAAATCTCCCCGGAGCATGTAGTAACTCAtgtttttttagttctttttccaTGAGTTCAGGACTGACGACGCCTGCGagtttttcctcttgttacagtacatttcaaacctattactgtcaatttccatttcagcgctgaatgagctcacaggtcccagtgcttggcccttagcctaaattctatattcaattctacTCAtccgtgtatgtacgtatgcaagGGACGTGAGATTCGTGTGTTTCGTAACTCGCCGTACAGTCGTTAACGATgctaaaaaatggataaagttgaAGGTCTGGTTATTTGGCGCAACAACACTACAATATACTTTCCAGGCTCCATCTCGAAGCACCGATTGGTCCGGGAGTTGAAGGCTCAGGCTCAGTTGTGAGGTTAATCCCCTCGACTTGAAaaaaatgtgcgtgtgtgtgtgtgtgtgttgttcatGAAGGTTTTTAGTTCAGGGTAGCTTGAGTGATCAA from Macrobrachium nipponense isolate FS-2020 chromosome 28, ASM1510439v2, whole genome shotgun sequence carries:
- the LOC135201793 gene encoding guanine nucleotide-binding protein subunit alpha-11-like encodes the protein MSCPFSCYCGLICSCGLSPRRSDDPVPSPPLTRRQCSRDTVYVLLLGAAETGKSTIMRQMKIIHNGGMSPASLRSYTRHVLGNVLKCVHKLVLALQKGAAWGSPEAAHAANVLGQVTHGDWGLEEGDMKPAVLPPDHAHLVQVLWRDNAAQECWQRANEFDIPDNTAYYLNAIERLAQQPYLPTQEDVLQLRIPTKSATVYDFPDRNWTFRITDVGGQRGERKRWLRLFDDINAIIFLAALSEYDQTWSQEEEEGMNRLELSLQLFRETLRYPGFSETCIILFLNKTDILQKKIATSDLYRYFPDYNGPRGDAQSATKYIRNRFFEVARDRSDFFTHETCATDTNATKFVFSAVREKILYDNLRKLSLSM